In the genome of Naumovozyma dairenensis CBS 421 chromosome 7, complete genome, the window GTGCACCCGTTACAAACACTTATTCTGTGAAACAAGAAAACTGGATTTTAGATGAACCTACAAATTTGGCTCTAGATAACAGGGGTACGACAAATACGATCttcaaagaatatattatgaaatatttcttgattGATAAAGGGCGTAGCTTCCCTGGCACTGTTTTAGAGGCTCCGTTTCACAAGCTGATGTTAAAAGACAATAACCCAACTTTACTTGTCTTAGGTCCAAATCTTTATAAGGAACAAGCTTTTTATTCTTGTGATATCGAAGAAACAggtaaagaattattgaacaTCAAGTACGAAATTGGAACTCTAGAGCTGAACGGCTTTCTCCATTGTATACATGAGCGGGTAAATGTTCGATATGAAGGCTATTCTTACAAAGGATCCTATAAAATATCTGAAAACCCCATGAAACCAAATAGGCTTTTATATTTACCACCCTCTCAATATTCCAACATTCCACTTCTAGCCTTTTTTTATAGGTTTTCTCAGGAGGATGCTATAATATACAGGGATTTGTTGGTTGTTTACAGAATACGAGCAATCCGACGAGGTTATGAACCGATAATAGACAACGTCTTAAGTGTCTTTTTCGATCCACcatatgaaatatatgtcATTTCTTCGCCACATGGGGACGATTCcaaacaagaatatatcGACGTTGATCGTTGTGAAGACGTCACAGAGGAGGAACGTCAAGCTTACCAAGCTTACTTTatgttgaaaatgaaattcatGCTGGgtgataaattgaaatactCAATATTTTGTGAACTGCTTGAGAATACAAATCATGCCTATTCTGAGAGTGTATATCTAGAGGAGTCCGATCATTTCGAGTCCGGAGTTTGACCTTTATGtgatgaaacaaaaaatcCAACAAAAATCGCATTACTACATCATTCCTCTTAATGAAACCACCGCTGCTCGggaaaaataatcatttCTGAATTTTTCTAGTGACGGAGATTGTGTGCAAGAAAGtgattatttattcttttttaacGTGTATTCTCAGAAAACTCTTAATATCCTCCAACTTTTCATCAGTTTCATAGAATATTCTAGAGAGTCAGCGGTTAACGTATGCTAGAGCTTGGGTAAAAgtgaaattaattttacATAGTTTTACTAAGAAGTTCGAATTTTTCTGGGGTACTGCACTTTTGTCAGGAAGATAAAAACATAATACAGCTTTTCAACTATCGTACAGGATCAGGTACAATTCTATTGAATTCTCCGTTATTCCTTGATTatcataaaatatattgcATTGAGCATTGCGTTGGTCCTGTTACATTTATATTCCCGTATAATGCCTACAAAATgacttcttcaaatttatttctcttttcaCCAAATCTGCAACTGCTGGACCAGTGGACACCTACTAAATACttctataatattatatacgGAACACTATAGATAAGATACCATCCTTTTAGGGaaatttgttgaatattatatttcctttaatttttaaagTCGTTTACTTGTTGTAGAAAGCATATAGTACAAGCACTTTCCTGATTTGTAGTCAAAGCACGCATTTGAGgtgtaattttttttggagGTAGTATNNNNNNNNNNNNNNNNNNNNAAAAAAATAGTAGGATAGGTATCAAAATATATGGAATGAGAATATGGTTGGTCTATTCTGGCCCTGGATtgggaaaaaaagaaataatattagtGGGGTAATATGATTTTagagtatttttttttaatagattatttaataaaagaaaatggatTGGATTAGGATTAATTCTCGGCTAGGattggattgaaaaatttcggaagggaataaaaaaaggtaGGGTTATCCAAAAATCCCGTAGGATTGAACAAAAAATCCAATCAGTCAAAGGTCTGCTACGTAGCTCTTTTTTCTCGACGGGGCCGTTATCTCTCCGAAGTCCGGACGTTGATAGCGAAGTGATTGTTGctatcaaagaaaagagaGTTGAATGAGTAGAGATAATTGTCTAGTAGTTAGTACGAATTATATCCCTAGAATATAcaattctttttattcTAGTAATTTAGTAATTAGtattttattatgaaaTAGATGGAGCGATCGATGGATAGTCGTCTTCTCCTTATGTATAGTAGATAAAGTAGTTAAATAAAAGAGTGTAATTTGGGATTAAGATTGCTCTTAATTCCAATATAATAAGAATCTTCTCTCGAATAAACACGGTGGAAAGTAAAATGAAATGCAAGAAAGTTGATAAGAATTTGTGTGTGCTGGGTTAGTGAACCATCGTCGTTAGTGCTTTCTCATATTGCTTGATTTGGACTGGGTCGAAGTAGCAGGGACTTCGGTCGGTACCAACAACGTGTGTACTGTCAGTGCACTTTACCTTACCGCGTCTCTACGTACCGTCTATAATAACGCGAACGGAGTTCTCGAGCAGCTCCATAGTATTGATCTTATCCTCTGCAAATGACAAATGTAATTGTATATAAAGTGAGTCCTTCAGACTCTTgtataatgaaaaaactTGTTTCTGAACTGTTTACTGTCGTGCACGCTATAACATAAAAGATGCTCACTCATTCAAAAGAGAAcagaaaatataaaaaagatcaatagaaaatcaaaatatgCCACAAATTATTAACCatccaatttttcaaattgacatgaaatttttgaaaacgATTGATCAAAAAAGGGTGAGGCACGTTTCatatagaaaaaatgaacTCCCATCAAAGGAAATCGATATGTTATTTATGTACAGGATCATTCAAAGCGAAGGTGGTAACATCAAGAAGATTAATGGGAAGGAGTTCTTTGAGACCTTAAGAACCTCACATccaagaacaagaatttTTCTCGTTCCATCatattatcattcaatttacAAGGAATATTTGTCTCCAGAAGAAAAAGTCGTGGAGTTGTATTTCAAAGATGAATATATCCACCTTACAAAAGCCTATTTCTTTATGGTGGGAACAGCCGTTGTGATTGGTCTGGAAAGGGGTGCTTTCGACACGGGTGCCGCTAGTGAGCTTGTATCTGAATTCGCTCGTCTTAACCCAGATGCTGCTGATACTGAGTGGTATTTAAATCAGTCTGTTCGAATACTCACCGGGTTTTTCGAGAAAGTAATCCTAGATTGGAAAGACCAGTATAGGCCAGACAACAGAAAGACTGATCAGGAAATCcgtgaagaaattaatcGCTTGAACGAAGTCGCTAAATTACTGGACATGGTCCCAGAGATTATTGCCAGCAATTTAGAAATTGCAAAAGGGATGCAGCAGCAGGATTTTGACGAAATGAAGAAGGACGTTAATAAAGAGACCATAGTggcaaagaaaaaaatatataaatgtaaAATTACCCTTCTTCGTCGGATATACCCAAGGCTGTCATTAGAGTTATTTGGAGAGTTAGTGGCACTGATGCAAGCGGTTGTGAAGCTGTTTACTCTGGTGCTGACAGCTGTCCTTGAATTGAAAACCAGTACTAAACTACGAAATTCGTTATTTTGGTGATGGCTGCAATCCTAACTAATGTATGGCTTGCGTATTTCAACAATCCTGAGTGATGCAGTGAACATTGCTCATAAAAATACATGAtaatagaagaaaaaatttacTATGATATTTAAATGTATATTTTACCTAGTTTAGGCTTAATAAATATTGTATATCAAAGTTtgttatttaaatattgtaATACCCTCAACAACGTGGGATCACCAACATAAAAGGttaaaagaaattagaagCTAGTCGCAAAGGTACTGGCAATAAAAGGAGACAAAAACTTTTAGTTTAACTGTTACAATTGTACCAGCCCGTTAATTCACCACAACCTTCATCATAACAGCCCTTAAATTGACCACCACAACTAGCATACTGAGCCTTTTCGTTAGCACCAATTAATAAAGTACCGATCCATGTTCCACCGTGTGTCATTGTAATACAATAAATGTTACAGTCCCATTCACCCTCTAATTTACGCAGCACAGTATCGATAACACCGGCAAATGTCTTTTGTTCAGCTGTTGTACCACAATCACCACCACTAACCCAATATCTATAGTACATACCTCTCTGTTGGCCATGGATTTCAGAACACTGTTTGGAATTTGCTAATTGCTTAATCTTGAATGCAATGTCCCAAATGTTTTCCAAACCTTCCCAAATGATATTAGTACAGTTCACCGCACCTACAACCCATGTTACACAAGCATGAATATTCAATCTCTTTTCTAAGTCAAGTAAATTGTCGAAGAATAAGTTAGATGTATCCCTGTAAGTAATGTTGAACCAATCAGTATTGTCATCACGTTTTTCAATTGGACTGCTTCCGATTAGCTCAAAAGCagataaatcaatatcGATATGAGTTTTTGCAATAATATTACCATCTTCATTCGCTAAGAGTGGGAATGAACCATTACCACCCACTACTAGTTGGCCCATAGCGAGTTAAGGAAAGTCTGGGCCAGAATGATAACAGCAAAACCCGTGATAGGCAAAGCAATTGGAATTGGGAGAAATTTAAAAGCATAATAAAGTGGAGAAAGGAACACGATGGTAATAAAActtataataatagtagaAAGCATACTAAACGTGCAAAAACGAAGAGTCTtctcaaagaaaaattatactTATCTTGGTTGACAATTAGCAAATGAAGTAATAAGAAATTGGTAAAAAAGACATTGATTTT includes:
- the NDAI0G00110 gene encoding uncharacterized protein, with amino-acid sequence MDSPTVNGLKLRRPFSESRRNNIWRFLSSYFSINSAPVTNTYSVKQENWILDEPTNLALDNRGTTNTIFKEYIMKYFLIDKGRSFPGTVLEAPFHKLMLKDNNPTLLVLGPNLYKEQAFYSCDIEETGKELLNIKYEIGTLELNGFLHCIHERVNVRYEGYSYKGSYKISENPMKPNRLLYLPPSQYSNIPLLAFFYRFSQEDAIIYRDLLVVYRIRAIRRGYEPIIDNVLSVFFDPPYEIYVISSPHGDDSKQEYIDVDRCEDVTEEERQAYQAYFMLKMKFMLGDKLKYSIFCELLENTNHAYSESVYLEESDHFESGV
- the NDAI0G00120 gene encoding uncharacterized protein codes for the protein MPQIINHPIFQIDMKFLKTIDQKRVRHVSYRKNELPSKEIDMLFMYRIIQSEGGNIKKINGKEFFETLRTSHPRTRIFLVPSYYHSIYKEYLSPEEKVVELYFKDEYIHLTKAYFFMVGTAVVIGLERGAFDTGAASELVSEFARLNPDAADTEWYLNQSVRILTGFFEKVILDWKDQYRPDNRKTDQEIREEINRLNEVAKLLDMVPEIIASNLEIAKGMQQQDFDEMKKDVNKETIVAKKKIYKCKITLLRRIYPRLSLELFGELVALMQAVVKLFTLVLTAVLELKTSTKLRNSLFW
- the NDAI0G00130 gene encoding uncharacterized protein, which codes for MGQLVVGGNGSFPLLANEDGNIIAKTHIDIDLSAFELIGSSPIEKRDDNTDWFNITYRDTSNLFFDNLLDLEKRLNIHACVTWVVGAVNCTNIIWEGLENIWDIAFKIKQLANSKQCSEIHGQQRGMYYRYWVSGGDCGTTAEQKTFAGVIDTVLRKLEGEWDCNIYCITMTHGGTWIGTLLIGANEKAQYASCGGQFKGCYDEGCGELTGWYNCNS